gcttaggaagaaaaactttaaggccaaacaaggtaaataaccgttaaacagtttgagtggagaagatgatatgtattccagtagcaaactGCTATGGCGAATCAATTTTGACAGATGCATATCATGTACTTCGAATTATGTAGAACTTTTTTTAGTGCGTATTGAGCTTCCCATAGCTTGTTTATTGGtcagtcatgtacagttgccaactgttgtttgaagaaaataatacatacgagtataagagcttttagactgtagtagtatggaatattaaatatttgatacactcgtaacatgcaaacgtatacattgtatctgatactcagaagaAAAACAAGACAATTtcattttcacgatttcaaaaattatgtttagactacatgtataatatattgacacataaaatgtattaggcttgtccttAGTACTGGGAaatcctacaggtatttaaattgcaaatacgcaataagattataaatattgataaaggtcagttctacgtcacgagtgctggcaccgagctccgattagggaaaattcccgcttcggtgcaacaccctctttatcaacatcgatttaaatgttgtccATAGTCAATAAATCAGGTCCCcaaaagctgagtttttaattatatctcacactactttcacaatcagttgatcgaagaagggcgcatgtgacgtcactgtaccacgtgactacctaactAATTTTAAACTAGactgaaatcggggcttagattcaAGTCTGTGTTGTGGataattatcgcaatatttcggcgaacgaactattagaattaattactataagcataaggaagacaaaacgcatgtaattttgtatacttagaAAACATGAAATGTGCCCTTTAAGGAAGCTGTTATACATCTATAGGTCACCTGGTAAACACCAAACAGGAACCGATATCACAGAATATTATAAGAGACCTTTAATAGGTTTCTTGTTCGGGAGTCAGCATTGTAATATATCAGACCTAAGGATGGCATATATCTATTTGtcccgatttaaaaaaaaaatgtcttaattttgtttttatttatagaGAGTCTTGGAAGATGCCATAGAGACTTTTTTGATGACTGTAAGAGTTTAAGCAGGACAGAATTATCGACATCAATGTGAAAAAGAACCTATAACATTACTTGgtattatttgtaaacaaaaaaatcgcgaacttcttttaaaattatttggaGTATTTTGTAAAACAATAGTCGAAGACGCGATACAtctctatggagcgccaaattaacataaactcaaataattgaagatatcttcaattatttgaagatatattcaattcatttgatgcgcgcaacaattgaattaaagatctcttcaaataattaatgatatcttcaattctgaattattgcgcgcattgatgatagcattaattcttcagctgaattgatgcgtgctttaattgaattaatgatttttaaatgataatgatatcaacaattgaattgatgcgcgctacaattcaattgaagagagcaataattgatataatgtgcgcattaaatcaattgatgcgcgcattaattcatttgacgagagcaataattgatttaatgcgcgcattaattcaattgttgctctcttcaattgaattaatgatatctttaattcatttgaagagagcaataattcttttagagagagcaactatataattaaagatatcttcaattcaacatatccacaattgaattaatgatatctttaattgaattgttgctctatttaaaataattgatgcgcgcattaattccttatacaaaagcattgtaaatgatttaaagatatcttcaattgaattaaagagatcatcaaattatttataccgagctctaaattaattattgcgagcaatatttctactaaattgacgctctcatgaaatgaattgaagagagcaataattgaattaatgcgcgcattaaatctagtattgctctcattaattgaaataatgcgcgcatcaattgaattgaagagagcaataattgaattaatacgcgcattaaatcaattattgctctcattaattcaatagatgcgcgcattaatttaatagatgagagcagtaattgaattgaagcgcacattaattcagttgatgacagcaataattgatttaatgcgcgcattaatccaattaaagagagcaataattgaattgatgatatcttcaaataattgaagatatcttcaattatttgagtttatgttaatttggcgctccatacatctCAGCTTTGGAAACCATACTTGTAAGTCTGTTATGAAATAGCGTACAGTCCAAtaagttttattgaaataacAGAATATCAGTAAAAATGGCTTCAAGAATAACACACCCTCCAACGAAGTATAAAAACCAGGTCTTCTCTTTGGGCAAATCACCTCTGCGAATAAAAACGATCTGGAATAGAAAAATGTAACATTCCTATTGTAAAGTATGAATATGTTTTGAATAGGCTCCTTTCTAATATCTTGCATCAATATACAGTAAACTTTATCAATATGACGAACAACTAAAATGTCAAGTCACGGTAATGTTCAAATGTATGCTCTTCTGAAAGATCGCGGTTTTTATCCGCATAACGATCGTGCCGAAAACTGAAATTATCCGcactacaaaatttgaaaatcacttTTACATGGTTAGCGAACGTCAGGAATAATTTAGAGTctgaccccctcccccttcttgCACTCGtaaagaaaggggggggggggggtgttaaatcAGACTGCTGAAAATGGATTGGCTAACAATTGGGTATTTTGAGGGGGAGGTGCACAACCTAAATTGGCTGATTTATGattattatcttttttatttccaAAAACAATCTAGctttaatatatgtacatatgttaGGCCCTATACTGTAACTAGAAGTGAAATTTATTAAACTCCTTTGTAAAGATTTATATCTACATCTCAgcgtttgaattttttttttaaattgtcagaAGCATATAAGATGTATAatcatacaaaaaataaatatatatatctaactCATGGGCAAGTAGAAGAAATTTTGTGATCGGGAAAAAAATCGTGCAGACAAGCACGACTGCCGTGCgaatagtgaaaataattagcACGACAGTGCTAATTAACACGATCTTGTGACACTTCCGTTCTAAAATCGTTATTCATGAAAGGCAcgtaaatgtttaaaatcatacttttttcTGGAAGTGTGAACAGATTTTCAgtgtaaattgttttattaccaCTGTGTCTCTACTTTGAAACATGATAATCTATTCAAAATATCTATTTTCTTTCACCATGCAGATTTCCAGAACCACGAACCCGATGAGACTGATGCCGAGCATAAAATGACCCCCGCCGTACGTTCCAAGATCTGTTCCTCGAACCATACTGAGTATTATGCTGATCtacaattgaattcaatatcaaaAGTGTTGATCCGAGATTCATCTGACTCTCACATGAATGGTTTAAACCAATCAAAAACTACAACAAATAAACTCTTTGGTTCTAAACTTCAtgattttttgtaaataaaatctttaaagaataataaaaataatactcTCCTTTATataaacaggatagcacaattagtttttaaaaagtagtttacattgtggtcctgaaaacatatacAGACAGCAGGATTAtgcagatacaatataaaatattattatatactttcaatttcatctcttcttttttctttaaaagtttgcggacacgatatatgcccggaaacattccggcccgcaaacaatACGTCacaatttctaaatgaaattgaaagtatataataaaaaggttataaactttgtatgggaaaatatgacgacctcgttttttgtcgcggacggacctcgcaagctggGTCCGtgtacgcgccaaaaaactcggtttTCATATTTTCCCACACGAAGTTTATAACTTATaagtatatgaaggtatgttatatatatacatacgcTATCTACATACTTAAaactgagccctatatcttaatcaggtaaacgtagtaatccgtagtcaaactcggCATGTAAAGatcggcctaacaatcggtatgagacacgttagacagcatttgacccaatgacaggttgtattaacaaaccagatcgttataacgaccatataattcgcgaaatgctgaatttacaTGCTGATGGCGAAGGATGATAGACCTCGAGTAATAGATATGCACTACGGGGTTAATCATGCCACCCGTCCCTTCCTGTCGTTACTGGAAATTATCAAagaaatacaattttcactttCTTTCGAGACAAAACTTGCATGTCATAATcagctctttttttttttagagtttCAAAAGATGTGAGACTGACCGGAAGTCAAAATGGCAACTTCAATTTTTAAGATAAAAACTGAATAATTTTGGGGTCTTTTATtttcccataaatctcgcttattaATCAACTGATTTACATAATACGTACTTACTATAACTATCATAACAACAAAGAAAAACGCTATGAATTAGGCAGTAAACACATTGAAAAGTACATCCGGTCGTCATCGGAAGTAACAGAAAATGTACTTACTCTAACTATCATAACAACAAAGATGTACTTAAATGTGTACTTACTCTAACTATCATAACAACAAAGATGTACTTAAATGTGTACTTACTCTAACTATCATAACAACAAAGATGTACTTAAATGTGTACTTACTCTAACTATCATAACAACAAAGATGTACTTAAATGTGTACTTACTATAACTATCATAACAACAAAGATGTACTTAAATGTGTACTTACTATAACTATCATAACAACAAAGATGTACTTAAATGTGTACTTACTATAACCATTATAACAACAAAGATGTACTTAAATGTGTACTTACTATAACCATTATAACAACAAAGATGTACTTAAATGTGTACTTACTATAACCATTATAACAACAAAGATGTACTTAAATGTGTACTTACTATAACTATCATAACAACAAAGATGTACTTAAATGTGTACTTACTATAACCATTATAACAACAAAGATGTACTTAAATGTGTACTTACTATAACCATTATAACAACAAAGATGTACTTAAATGTGTACTTACTATAACCATTATAACAACAAAGATGTACTTAAATGTGTACTTACTATAACTATCATAACAACAAAGATGTACTTAAATGTGTACTTACTATAACCATTATAACAACAAAGATGTACTTAAATGTGTACTTACTATAACCATTATAACAACAAAGATGTACTTAAATGTGTACTTACTATAACCATTATAACAACAAAGATGTACTTAAATGTGTACTTACTATAACCATTATAACAACAAAGATGTACTTAAATGTGTACTTACTATAACCATTATAACAACAAAGATGTACTTAAATGTGTACTTACTATAACTATCATAACAACAAAGATGTACTTAAATGTGTACTTACTATAACCATTATAACAACAAAGATGTACTTAAATGTGTACTTACTATAACCATTATAACAACAAAGATGTACTTAAATGTGTACTTACTATAACCATTATAACAACAAAGATGTACTTAAATGTGTACTTACTATAACTATCATAACAACAAAGATGTACTTAAATGTGTACTTACTATAACCATTATAACAACAAAGATGTACTTAAATGTGTACTTACTATAACCATTATAACAACAAAGATGTACTTAAATGTGTACTTACTATAACCATTATAACAACAAAGATGTACTTAAATGTGTACTTACTATAACTATCATAACAACAAAGATGTACTTAAATGTGTACTTACTATAACCATCATAACAACAAAGATGTACTTAAATGTGTACTTACTATAACCATTATAACAACAAAGATGTACTTAAATGTGTACTTACTATAACCATTATAACAACAAAGATGTACTTAAATGTGTACTTACTATAACCATTATAACAACAAGTGCCACAAAACCAACCTGGAGACAtctctgaaattaaaaaaaaaaataggatgAGAAATTCTATTGTTAATCGTGAAGTTAATTCTCATTACAATCATTCATTCACTATTGTATGATAGCAGATATCTGTAAACTCATTCATTCACTATTGTATAATAGCAGATATCTGTAAACTCATTCATTCACTATTGTATAATAGCAGATATCTGTAAACTCATTCATTCACTATTGTATAATAACAGATATCTGTATACTCATTCATTCACTATTGTATAATAACAGATATATGTAAACTCATTCATTCACTATTGTATAATAGCAGATATCTGTATACTCATTCATTCACTATTGTATAATAGCAGATATCTGTATACTCATTCATTCACTATTGTATAATAGCAGATATCTGTATACTCATTCATTCACTATTGTATAATAACAGATATCTGTAAACTCATTCATTCACTATTGTATAATAGCAGATATCTGTATACTCATTCATTCACTATTGTATAATAACAGATATCTGTATACTCATTCATTCACTATTGTATAATAGCAGATATATGTATACTCATTCATTCACTACTGTATAATAACAGATATCTGTAAACTCATTCATTCACTATTGTATAATAACATATATCTGTAAACTCATTCATTCACTATTGTATAATAGCAGATATCTGTAAACTCATTCATTCACTATTGTATAATAACATATATCTGTAAACTCATTCATTCACTATTGTATAATAACAGATATCTGTAAACTCATTCATTCACTATTGTATAATAGCAGATATCTGTATACTCATTCATTCACTAATCTATAATAGCAGATATCTGTAAACTCATTCATTCACTATTCTATAATAACAGATATCTGTAAACTCATTCATTCACTATTGTGTAATAACAGATATCTGTAAACTCATTCATTCACTGTTGTATAATAACAGATATCTGTAAACTCGTTCATTCACTATTGTGTAATAACAAATATCTGTAAACTCATTCATTCACTATTGTATAATAACAGATAAGTGTTATTATACAATAGTGAATGAATGAGTCTACAGATAGGTTGATTGGTTGATATatgaacataaatattca
This genomic window from Ostrea edulis chromosome 4, xbOstEdul1.1, whole genome shotgun sequence contains:
- the LOC125668673 gene encoding uncharacterized protein LOC125668673, which translates into the protein MADDKTSLVAGNKKDLEGGIYYEQTPATRCLQVGFVALVVIMVIISIILSMVRGTDLGTYGGGHFMLGISLIGFVVLEICMIVFIRRGDLPKEKTWFLYFVGGCVILEAIFTDILLFQ